From the genome of Streptomyces sp. NBC_01142:
GGGAGCGCAGGTCGCGCGGGTGCTCGGCTACCTCGTCCAGCGAAGCATCGGATACGGCCTGCGCTGGCAGGGCTCGGTGGAGAACTCCGGCGCGGTTGCGGTCGTACGGGAGGCGCATGTGCCGGGATGGTCTCCCTCGGCGGTCACCGCCATGGAGAGGGCCGTGGAGCGGGCCGAGCTGCGCGGCGAACCGAGGGCCCGCGGCATGGATCTGCTCGGCTGCCTCGCCGCGGACCGTGCATACCGGGCGGTGGAGGTGCTCGAGCGGGCCGGGGTGGATGCGGAACTGCTGGCCGAGCGGATAACCGAGGCATCTCGACATGTGTCACGGGGGTGACGGTCCTGACTCACGCTGACATGATGTGCCGATGCACGCGTCTCAGGGAAGGAGCGCCGGCCTGGGACTCGCCCTGGGCTCGGCGTTCGCATTCGGTGGATCAGGTGTCGCGGCCAAGCCGCTGATCGAAGCGGGTCTCGACCCGCTGCATGTGGTGTGGCTGCGAGTGGCCGGCGCCGCGCTCATCATGCTGCCGGTGGCCTGGCGCCACCGTGACCTGGTGCTGCGCAAGCCCGCGTTGCTCGTCGGCTTCGGGCTGCTCGCCGTCGCGGGCGTACAGGCCTGCTACTTCGCCGCGATCTCCCGGATCCCGGTCGGTGTGGCGCTGCTCATCGAATATCTCGCCCCCGCGCTCGTCCTCGGCTGGGTCCGCTTCGTCCAGCGCAGGCCCGTCACCAGGTCCGCGGCGGTCGGAGTCGTTCTCGCCGTCGGCGGTCTCGCGTGCGTCGTCGAGGTGTGGGCGGGGCTCACCTTCGACGCGTTCGGACTGGTCCTCGCCCTGGCCGCCGCGTGCTGCCAGGTCGGCTACTTCGTCCTGTCCGACCAGGGCAGCGACCGGGAGGACGCTGCGGACCCGCTGGGTGTCATCGCGTACGGACTGCTCATCGGCACCGTCGTACTGACGCTGGTGTCCCGGCCTTGGGGCATGGACTGGTCGCTTCTCGGCGGCAGCGCGGACATGGGCGGGACGCAGGTGCCCGCGGCGCTGCTGCTCGGCTGGGTCGTACTGATCGCGACAGTGATCGCGTACGTCACCGGGGTCATCTCGGTCCGCAGGCTCTCCCCGCAGGTGGCCGGTGTGGTGGCGTGCCTGGAGGCGGTCATCGCGACCGTCCTGGCCTGGGTGCTGCTGCGTGAACACCTGTCGGCGCCGCAGATCTTCGGCGGTGCGGTGGTACTGGTCGGGGCGTTCATCGCGCAGTCCCAGGCGCCCAAGGCGCCGTCCGGACCGGTGGCGGCCGGTGGACCGGCGGCCGAGGTGCCGGGCACGGGCGGCAGGGATGCAGTCGGCAATGATGCGGGCGGCAGGGTTGCGGGCGGCAAAGGTGCGGGCGGCAGGGATGCCGTCGCCGAGGGAGAGTTGTCGGCCGGGCAGGCCGCCCCGTAGGGTGCCGATCATGCATTTGACCGTACTTCCGCCGCCTGCCGCTTAGCGCGGGCGGCCCTTCTTCGACGAAGACCGGGCTCGGGGTGTCCCCGAGCGGTTCGTCGCTGCCCGCGTGATGAAGCCGAGCGGCCAGCCATCCCGTCTTCACACGGAGAAGTCACGTGTCGAATCTTCCTTCCACTCCTTCCGTCGGTGTGCCCACTGTGGGCGTGCCCGTCGGGCGGAGCCTCATCTATCTGATCTTCGCCGGGGTCGCGTGGGGAACCGCGGGCGCCGCTGCCTCGCTGGTCTTCCAGGTGAGC
Proteins encoded in this window:
- a CDS encoding Clp protease N-terminal domain-containing protein; the encoded protein is MHSPTPRVPQQPAATRTAIESRLTAELASVAAGARRRVLRDGDRQIDTAHLLHSLIESDPEVRTALGEGAQVARVLGYLVQRSIGYGLRWQGSVENSGAVAVVREAHVPGWSPSAVTAMERAVERAELRGEPRARGMDLLGCLAADRAYRAVEVLERAGVDAELLAERITEASRHVSRG
- a CDS encoding DMT family transporter, with amino-acid sequence MHASQGRSAGLGLALGSAFAFGGSGVAAKPLIEAGLDPLHVVWLRVAGAALIMLPVAWRHRDLVLRKPALLVGFGLLAVAGVQACYFAAISRIPVGVALLIEYLAPALVLGWVRFVQRRPVTRSAAVGVVLAVGGLACVVEVWAGLTFDAFGLVLALAAACCQVGYFVLSDQGSDREDAADPLGVIAYGLLIGTVVLTLVSRPWGMDWSLLGGSADMGGTQVPAALLLGWVVLIATVIAYVTGVISVRRLSPQVAGVVACLEAVIATVLAWVLLREHLSAPQIFGGAVVLVGAFIAQSQAPKAPSGPVAAGGPAAEVPGTGGRDAVGNDAGGRVAGGKGAGGRDAVAEGELSAGQAAP